One Cohnella candidum genomic region harbors:
- a CDS encoding MinD/ParA family protein: MNDQAEALRQLVHTRELPKITTTRIVTVTSGKGGVGKSNFSLNFAMALQKRGYSVLVFDADIGMANIDVLLGTPAQYNLFHLLKREKTIWEIIQTAPSGLQFIAGGSGFQELLRLTEEELEYFAEQVGLLNGHVDFLLFDTGAGLSKETLRFILAAEETIVVTTPEPTSITDAYALIKMVKSMGNDVPFRLVVNRVGDDREGKQTADNIQQVAAKYLGIELPVLGYIPDDTNVSKAVKRQTPLTSAFPDSAATRGIDRIAANFLHEERAKPRGVTGFLQRMKRLWT; encoded by the coding sequence ATGAATGATCAGGCAGAAGCGCTCCGGCAATTGGTACATACGCGCGAGCTTCCCAAAATCACCACGACGCGGATTGTGACCGTCACCAGCGGCAAAGGCGGTGTCGGGAAGTCCAACTTCAGCCTCAATTTCGCGATGGCCTTGCAGAAACGGGGTTACAGCGTGCTCGTATTCGATGCGGACATCGGAATGGCCAACATCGACGTGCTGCTAGGAACGCCTGCCCAATACAATCTGTTCCATTTGCTGAAGAGGGAAAAAACGATCTGGGAGATCATCCAGACTGCGCCGAGCGGACTTCAATTCATCGCCGGCGGTTCGGGATTCCAGGAGCTTCTCCGCCTCACCGAAGAAGAGCTGGAATATTTCGCCGAGCAGGTCGGCTTGCTGAACGGGCACGTGGATTTCCTGCTCTTCGATACCGGCGCCGGATTGTCGAAGGAAACGCTCCGGTTCATCCTCGCCGCGGAAGAAACGATCGTCGTGACGACGCCGGAACCGACGTCCATCACCGACGCTTACGCGCTCATCAAAATGGTCAAGTCGATGGGGAACGACGTCCCGTTCCGCCTCGTCGTCAACCGGGTGGGAGATGATCGGGAGGGCAAGCAGACGGCCGACAACATCCAGCAGGTGGCGGCCAAGTATTTGGGAATCGAGCTGCCGGTGCTGGGCTACATCCCCGACGATACGAACGTGTCCAAGGCGGTCAAACGGCAAACGCCGTTGACGTCGGCTTTCCCGGACAGCGCTGCGACAAGGGGAATCGATCGGATCGCCGCGAACTTCCTGCATGAAGAAAGGGCGAAACCGCGCGGCGTGACCGGTTTCCTGCAGCGAATGAAACGGCTGTGGACTTAA
- the flhB gene encoding flagellar biosynthesis protein FlhB: protein MPRFRHRLDLQMFAGEKTEKATPKKRQDARNKGQVAKSAEISSSLILLGVLSCFLMLGPFFQDRILRLFGDIFLHRLNMDITDQNVLQLFYHYVVQILILLSPILIVAILIAFASTYVQIGWLFTTEPLKMSLSKLNPLSGLKNMFKLRSVIELLKSMLKLTLIGLIVYWVLWTKKQQFLDLAHVPIGGIFAFTARLIVQLGLIVAAILFVLAIGDYLYSRYEYEKGLKMSKQDIKDEHKLSEGDPLIKGKIKEKQRRMALMRMMQEVPKADVVITNPTHFAVALQYDGSKMEAPVIVAKGQDYLALRIREIAKKHDVVIMENKPLARALYERAEVGDAIPGDLFQAVAEVLAYVYRLKGRRRA from the coding sequence ATGCCCCGTTTTCGCCACCGGCTCGATTTGCAGATGTTCGCCGGCGAAAAAACGGAAAAGGCGACTCCCAAGAAGAGGCAGGATGCCCGCAACAAGGGGCAGGTCGCCAAAAGCGCCGAAATTTCCAGTTCCCTCATCCTGCTTGGCGTGCTCAGTTGTTTTCTCATGCTGGGTCCTTTTTTCCAGGATCGGATCCTGAGGCTGTTCGGGGACATTTTCCTGCATCGTTTGAACATGGACATCACGGACCAAAACGTCTTGCAGCTGTTCTACCATTATGTGGTGCAAATTTTGATCCTGTTATCGCCGATCTTGATCGTCGCCATTCTGATCGCGTTCGCCTCGACGTACGTGCAGATCGGGTGGCTGTTCACGACGGAGCCTCTCAAGATGAGCCTGTCGAAGCTGAATCCGCTCTCCGGCCTTAAGAACATGTTCAAGCTGCGCTCGGTGATCGAATTGCTGAAAAGCATGCTCAAGCTGACGCTTATCGGCTTGATCGTTTACTGGGTGCTTTGGACCAAAAAGCAGCAGTTTCTGGATCTGGCGCACGTGCCGATCGGAGGCATTTTCGCTTTTACCGCCAGGCTGATCGTCCAATTGGGCTTGATCGTCGCGGCGATACTGTTCGTCCTCGCCATCGGCGATTATCTCTATTCCCGGTACGAATACGAAAAAGGCTTGAAAATGAGCAAGCAGGACATCAAGGACGAGCACAAGCTTTCGGAGGGCGATCCTCTGATCAAAGGCAAGATCAAGGAAAAGCAGCGCAGGATGGCGCTTATGCGCATGATGCAGGAAGTGCCGAAGGCCGACGTGGTCATCACCAACCCGACCCACTTCGCCGTCGCGCTGCAATATGACGGGTCCAAGATGGAAGCGCCCGTCATCGTCGCGAAAGGCCAAGACTACTTGGCGCTTCGCATCCGGGAAATCGCCAAGAAACACGATGTCGTGATCATGGAAAACAAGCCGCTCGCCCGCGCGCTGTACGAACGGGCCGAAGTCGGGGACGCGATCCCCGGCGACCTGTTCCAAGCCGTCGCGGAAGTGCTGGCATACGTATACCGCCTCAAAGGCCGCCGTCGCGCGTAA
- a CDS encoding flagellar biosynthetic protein FliO: MKGLPYAADDFADANPAGSVWDLLWILFVLAVIVGLIILLLRFLAKRNRGWGTNRSLRSLGGFPLGTNKSMQIVEWNGRIYVLGVGEDVSLIEAITDPETVAALLAEHDTQAESSAAQLPDWLRKWSRKNQPQAGGNPAEGADFGQSFERTLENRLRQLAERRQRAEDLLEDKPYEDRSGNP, translated from the coding sequence ATGAAAGGTTTACCTTACGCGGCTGACGATTTCGCGGACGCGAACCCGGCCGGCTCCGTCTGGGATCTTCTGTGGATCCTGTTCGTGCTGGCCGTCATCGTCGGACTCATCATCTTGCTGCTCCGCTTTCTGGCCAAACGCAACCGGGGATGGGGGACGAACCGCTCTCTCCGTTCGCTCGGCGGATTCCCGCTCGGAACGAACAAATCGATGCAGATCGTGGAGTGGAACGGCCGGATCTACGTGCTCGGCGTCGGAGAAGACGTCTCGCTCATCGAGGCGATCACCGATCCCGAGACGGTGGCCGCGCTGCTCGCGGAACACGATACGCAGGCGGAATCGTCGGCAGCCCAGCTGCCCGATTGGCTCCGCAAATGGAGCCGGAAAAATCAACCTCAGGCCGGCGGCAATCCGGCCGAGGGCGCGGATTTCGGCCAAAGCTTCGAGCGGACGCTGGAAAACCGGCTTCGCCAGTTGGCGGAGAGGCGCCAGCGGGCGGAAGATCTGCTGGAGGATAAACCTTACGAAGATCGGTCGGGCAACCCATGA
- the flhA gene encoding flagellar biosynthesis protein FlhA, which translates to MKLKDLSILIGIIGVVLMMVVPIPTWLLDVLLVLNISTALMILLIAMNTTDALHFSIFPTLLLITTVFRLSLNVSTTRLILRDANAGHVVETFGNFVAGGQLAIGFVVFLILVVVQFIVITKGSERVAEVAARFTLDAMPGKQMSIDADLNAGMINEQQARERREKIEKESDFYGAMDGASKFVKGDAIASIIIVTINLVGGIIIGMAVHGFDIMKALSTYSVLSIGDGLVSQIPALLISTATGIIVTRAASEGNLAHDMSSQLFRYPRLLYIVAGTVALLGLATPIPFITTMPYALILVIAGYRLQKNLDRRKQEEQLMVEEKEIEEVRSPESVISLLQVDPIEFEFGYGLIPLADTQQGGDLLDRIIMIRRQCALEMGLIVPVIRIRDNIQLKPNEYVIKMKGNMVARGELLLHHYLAMSPGFEDDSVAGIETQEPAFGLPALWIDEATKERAELAGYTVVDPPSVVATHLTEVIKKHAHELIGRQETKALVESVKETYPALVEELIPSIVGVGDVQKVLAKLLKEKISIRDLVTIFETLADYGKYTKDPEVLTEYVRQSLSRQITQQYAQASEPLKVITISPNTEKKIAEAVQQSDQGSYLAMDPVSTQSIYQKLTEQVNRLVQSGQQPIILTSPTIRMYMRQLLERSMQDIPVLSYSELEPNIEVQSVGVVSA; encoded by the coding sequence ATGAAACTTAAGGACCTCAGCATCTTGATCGGCATCATCGGCGTCGTCCTCATGATGGTCGTTCCGATCCCGACCTGGCTGCTCGACGTCTTGCTCGTGCTGAACATTTCGACGGCGCTCATGATCCTGCTGATCGCGATGAACACGACCGACGCGCTGCATTTTTCGATTTTTCCGACTTTATTGCTGATTACGACCGTTTTCCGGCTGTCCCTGAACGTGTCGACGACCCGATTGATCTTGAGGGACGCGAACGCCGGCCACGTCGTCGAGACGTTCGGCAACTTCGTGGCCGGGGGCCAGCTGGCCATCGGCTTCGTCGTCTTTCTGATCCTCGTCGTCGTACAGTTCATCGTCATCACCAAAGGTTCGGAACGGGTGGCCGAGGTTGCGGCCCGCTTCACCTTGGACGCGATGCCCGGCAAACAGATGAGCATCGACGCCGACCTGAACGCCGGCATGATCAACGAACAGCAAGCCCGCGAGCGCCGCGAGAAAATCGAGAAAGAATCCGATTTTTACGGCGCGATGGACGGTGCGAGCAAGTTCGTTAAAGGGGATGCCATCGCCAGCATCATCATCGTCACGATCAACCTGGTCGGCGGCATCATCATCGGCATGGCCGTCCACGGCTTCGACATCATGAAAGCCCTCAGCACGTATTCCGTCCTGTCGATCGGTGACGGATTGGTCAGCCAGATCCCGGCATTGCTCATCAGTACCGCGACCGGTATCATCGTGACCCGCGCCGCATCGGAAGGCAACTTGGCTCACGACATGTCCAGCCAGCTCTTCCGGTATCCGCGGCTGCTGTATATCGTCGCCGGCACGGTCGCCCTCCTCGGCCTGGCGACGCCGATTCCGTTCATCACCACCATGCCGTACGCGCTCATACTCGTCATCGCCGGTTACCGGCTGCAGAAAAACCTCGACCGGCGGAAGCAGGAAGAGCAGCTGATGGTGGAAGAGAAGGAAATCGAAGAGGTGCGCAGCCCCGAGAGCGTCATCAGCCTGCTGCAGGTCGATCCGATCGAGTTCGAATTCGGTTACGGCCTCATTCCTTTGGCGGATACGCAGCAGGGCGGAGATTTGCTGGACCGGATCATCATGATTCGACGACAGTGCGCCCTCGAAATGGGCTTGATCGTCCCCGTTATCCGAATTCGCGACAATATTCAACTAAAACCGAACGAATATGTCATCAAAATGAAAGGAAATATGGTGGCTCGTGGCGAATTATTGTTACATCATTACCTGGCCATGAGTCCCGGGTTCGAGGACGATTCCGTCGCGGGTATCGAGACCCAGGAGCCGGCGTTCGGATTGCCGGCCCTCTGGATCGACGAAGCGACCAAGGAACGTGCCGAACTCGCGGGATACACCGTGGTCGATCCGCCTTCCGTCGTCGCCACGCATTTGACGGAAGTGATCAAGAAACACGCGCACGAGCTGATCGGCCGCCAGGAAACGAAGGCGCTTGTCGAAAGCGTCAAGGAAACGTACCCGGCGCTCGTGGAGGAGCTCATTCCTTCCATCGTAGGCGTGGGCGATGTCCAGAAGGTGCTCGCGAAGCTGCTGAAAGAGAAAATCTCCATTCGGGATTTGGTGACCATTTTCGAGACGCTCGCCGATTACGGCAAGTACACCAAAGACCCGGAAGTGCTTACCGAATACGTCCGCCAAAGCCTGTCCCGCCAGATCACGCAGCAATACGCGCAGGCGAGCGAGCCTTTGAAGGTCATTACGATCAGTCCGAACACGGAAAAGAAAATCGCGGAGGCCGTCCAGCAATCCGACCAAGGCAGCTACTTGGCGATGGACCCCGTCTCCACGCAATCGATTTACCAGAAGCTGACCGAGCAGGTGAACCGCCTCGTGCAATCCGGTCAGCAGCCGATCATTTTGACTTCTCCGACGATCCGCATGTACATGCGCCAATTGCTGGAGCGCAGCATGCAAGACATTCCGGTTCTCTCCTACAGCGAACTGGAGCCGAATATTGAAGTGCAGAGCGTTGGGGTGGTGAGTGCATGA
- the fliP gene encoding flagellar type III secretion system pore protein FliP (The bacterial flagellar biogenesis protein FliP forms a type III secretion system (T3SS)-type pore required for flagellar assembly.): MFFGFEGSAYAEPIVGVTLGDGSQPVGASALSLLMLITVLSLAPAILVMMTSFTRIVIVLGFVRTSLGTQQMPPNQVLIGLALFLTLFIMSPTLSQVNKDALQPYLKNQISQTEALQKASVPMKEFMYKHTREKDLLLFLNYTKTEKPKTFQDIPITVLIPSYALSELKTAFQMGFMIFIPFLVIDMVVASTLMAMGMMMLPPVMISLPFKILLFVLVDGWYLIVRSLLTSFHT; this comes from the coding sequence ATGTTTTTCGGCTTTGAAGGTTCCGCGTACGCGGAGCCGATCGTCGGGGTCACCTTAGGCGACGGCTCCCAGCCGGTCGGAGCGTCGGCGTTGTCGCTGCTGATGCTCATCACGGTGCTCAGCTTGGCTCCGGCGATTCTGGTCATGATGACCAGCTTTACCCGGATCGTCATCGTGCTCGGCTTCGTGCGGACGTCGCTCGGGACGCAGCAAATGCCCCCGAACCAAGTGCTGATCGGTCTTGCGCTGTTCCTGACGCTGTTCATCATGTCGCCGACGTTGTCGCAAGTGAACAAGGACGCCTTGCAGCCTTATTTGAAAAACCAAATCAGCCAAACCGAGGCGCTGCAGAAAGCGTCCGTTCCGATGAAGGAGTTCATGTACAAGCATACGAGGGAGAAAGACCTCCTGCTGTTCCTGAACTACACCAAAACGGAAAAACCGAAGACGTTTCAAGACATTCCGATTACGGTCCTCATTCCGTCGTATGCGCTGAGCGAATTGAAAACGGCCTTCCAAATGGGCTTCATGATCTTCATTCCTTTCCTCGTCATCGATATGGTCGTCGCCAGTACCTTGATGGCCATGGGGATGATGATGCTGCCGCCGGTCATGATCTCGCTGCCTTTCAAAATCTTGCTTTTCGTATTGGTCGACGGTTGGTATTTGATCGTCAGGTCGCTGCTCACCAGCTTCCATACTTAA
- the fliQ gene encoding flagellar biosynthesis protein FliQ produces the protein MSSEFVIGLAGQALYTVLKVSAPMLGLGLIVGLIVSIFQATTQIQEQTLAFVPKIVAVFLAILIFGPWILNVMVDFTSRLLGNLASYIG, from the coding sequence ATGAGTTCGGAGTTCGTCATCGGCCTTGCCGGCCAAGCGCTGTATACCGTCCTGAAAGTCAGCGCCCCGATGCTGGGCCTGGGCTTGATCGTCGGCTTGATCGTCAGCATCTTCCAAGCCACGACGCAAATCCAGGAGCAAACGCTGGCCTTCGTCCCCAAAATCGTGGCCGTGTTCCTGGCGATTCTCATTTTCGGCCCTTGGATCCTGAATGTGATGGTCGATTTCACGAGCCGCCTGTTGGGCAATTTGGCCAGCTACATCGGATAA
- a CDS encoding response regulator produces the protein MANRILIVDDAAFMRMMIRDILSKNGYEVVGEAQDGAQAIEKYKELHPDLITMDITMPEMDGITALKEIRKLDSNAKVIMCSAMGQQAMVIDAIQAGAKDFIVKPFQADRVIEAIKKTLG, from the coding sequence ATGGCTAACCGCATTCTCATTGTTGACGACGCTGCATTCATGCGCATGATGATCCGCGACATTCTCAGCAAGAACGGATACGAAGTGGTGGGAGAAGCCCAAGACGGCGCCCAAGCGATCGAGAAATACAAGGAACTTCATCCGGACCTCATCACGATGGACATCACGATGCCCGAGATGGACGGCATTACCGCGCTGAAGGAAATCCGCAAACTCGACTCGAACGCGAAAGTCATCATGTGTTCCGCAATGGGCCAGCAGGCGATGGTTATCGACGCTATCCAAGCCGGAGCAAAAGATTTCATCGTGAAACCTTTCCAAGCCGACCGCGTCATCGAAGCCATCAAGAAAACACTCGGATAA
- the fliR gene encoding flagellar biosynthetic protein FliR, which produces MKVFPAFLLVFCRISAFFVSAPIFSTRNVPRTVKIGLAFFISVIVFLTIGFDTKVTADATYILAVFREVLAGLLIGYVSSLFFAAIQTSGALMDMQMGFGIANIVDPLTGVSAPMLGNLKYMLTILVFLSMNGHHYLLAAIMDSYRWLPLDNGLFGGIADGSVSDFLIRTFADTFMLALQISAPIVVSMLLTDVGLGLLARTAPQYNVFVIGIPVKILVGLALLIVLLPGFGGLFSMLFDDMFRSINKLLSILKDHAT; this is translated from the coding sequence ATGAAGGTGTTTCCTGCTTTTCTGCTTGTTTTTTGTCGAATTAGCGCGTTTTTTGTTTCGGCGCCGATCTTCTCAACGCGCAACGTGCCGAGAACAGTGAAAATCGGCTTGGCCTTTTTCATCTCGGTCATCGTTTTCCTGACGATCGGCTTCGACACCAAAGTGACGGCGGACGCGACTTATATACTCGCCGTGTTCCGCGAAGTGCTGGCCGGTTTATTGATCGGCTACGTATCCAGCCTGTTTTTCGCGGCGATCCAGACCTCGGGCGCTCTTATGGATATGCAGATGGGGTTCGGCATCGCGAACATCGTCGACCCTCTGACGGGCGTATCGGCTCCGATGCTCGGGAACTTGAAGTACATGCTGACGATTCTCGTCTTCCTGTCGATGAACGGGCATCATTATTTGCTCGCCGCCATCATGGACAGTTACCGCTGGCTGCCGCTCGACAACGGGCTATTCGGAGGAATCGCGGACGGCAGCGTCTCGGATTTCCTGATCCGGACGTTCGCGGACACGTTCATGCTGGCTTTGCAAATCTCGGCGCCGATCGTCGTCTCGATGCTCCTGACGGACGTAGGGCTCGGGCTGCTGGCGAGAACGGCACCTCAGTACAACGTGTTCGTCATCGGCATCCCGGTCAAAATTTTGGTCGGCCTGGCGTTGTTGATCGTACTGCTCCCGGGTTTCGGAGGATTGTTCTCTATGCTGTTCGACGACATGTTCCGATCGATCAACAAGCTGTTGTCGATTTTGAAGGATCACGCGACTTAA
- the fliY gene encoding flagellar motor switch phosphatase FliY, whose protein sequence is MTSKDYLSQEEIDALLRQSSGEEPETPASFDFAGEVTLDDLLTPIEQDALGEIGNITFGSAATALSTLLGKKVDITTPQVSAISRDQFNEEFPKPHVAVHVRYVDGFEGINSLVIKTHDAQVIADLMLGGEGNVTSEELNEIHISAVQEAMNQMMGSSATSMSTIFNRMVNISPPGIDIMDVPNGSGIGNIPMEDMFVKISFRLKIGDLIDSTIMQLLSVPFAKELVRSLMGDASPEPAPAPQYAAPQAQPAPAPVAPPPQPMQQMPPQMPPQMPPQQMPPAYQMPPQEAYQMPPMAAMPPGYGAPMPSYPQTLGAAGGRNVNVNPVQFASFQGSGLSQADETNLNLLLDIPLKVTVELGRTQKQIKEILELSQGSIIELDKLAGEPVDILVNNKLIAKGEVVVIDENFGVRVTDIVSQWDRVQKIQ, encoded by the coding sequence ATGACGAGTAAGGATTATTTATCCCAGGAAGAGATCGACGCGCTTCTGCGGCAGTCGTCCGGCGAAGAGCCGGAGACGCCCGCTTCGTTCGATTTCGCCGGCGAAGTGACTTTGGACGACCTGCTGACGCCGATCGAACAGGACGCCCTGGGCGAAATCGGCAACATCACGTTCGGCAGCGCGGCGACGGCTTTGTCCACGTTGCTCGGCAAGAAAGTCGACATCACTACGCCGCAGGTTTCCGCGATCTCGAGGGACCAGTTCAACGAGGAATTCCCCAAACCGCACGTGGCCGTTCACGTTCGTTACGTGGACGGGTTTGAAGGCATCAATTCCTTGGTCATCAAGACGCACGACGCGCAAGTCATCGCCGATCTCATGCTGGGCGGCGAAGGCAACGTGACGTCGGAGGAATTGAACGAAATCCATATCAGCGCGGTACAGGAAGCGATGAACCAGATGATGGGTTCGTCGGCGACCTCCATGTCGACCATCTTCAACCGCATGGTCAACATTTCCCCGCCGGGCATCGACATCATGGACGTGCCGAACGGGTCGGGGATCGGCAATATCCCGATGGAGGACATGTTCGTCAAAATCTCTTTCCGGCTCAAAATCGGGGACTTGATCGATTCGACGATCATGCAGCTGCTGTCGGTACCGTTCGCGAAAGAGCTCGTCCGCTCCTTGATGGGCGACGCTTCGCCGGAACCGGCGCCCGCGCCGCAATACGCAGCACCGCAAGCGCAGCCTGCGCCGGCTCCGGTCGCGCCGCCTCCGCAGCCGATGCAGCAAATGCCTCCGCAGATGCCGCCGCAAATGCCGCCGCAGCAAATGCCGCCGGCCTACCAAATGCCGCCGCAGGAAGCCTACCAAATGCCTCCGATGGCTGCCATGCCGCCGGGTTACGGGGCTCCGATGCCGTCGTATCCGCAGACGCTCGGCGCGGCGGGAGGCCGCAACGTCAACGTCAATCCCGTCCAGTTCGCCAGCTTCCAAGGCAGCGGGCTGTCGCAGGCCGACGAGACGAACCTGAACCTGCTGCTGGACATCCCGCTGAAAGTCACGGTGGAATTGGGACGGACGCAGAAGCAGATCAAAGAGATTTTGGAATTGTCCCAAGGTTCTATTATCGAGCTGGACAAGCTGGCCGGGGAACCGGTCGACATCCTGGTAAACAACAAATTGATCGCCAAAGGCGAGGTCGTGGTCATCGATGAAAACTTCGGCGTCCGCGTCACCGACATCGTCAGCCAATGGGATCGCGTCCAAAAAATCCAATAA
- the flhF gene encoding flagellar biosynthesis protein FlhF, with the protein MKVKRYLVDGLPEAVQMIRNELGSDAVILNTKEIRTGGFLGMFRKKKVEVIAAVDEASRKSPPRPQPARPAAKPPAQQPERRAAQRPAEELADVRVPMPGQAVRNLYAKGNGAAEAPVPQAPAVAPAPSAAGLAVAEPAEEESLSKSFADALLQLQKAAAAESVPTVEPVTSLPAAPTIPPKPVESAEAAETNALLQELRSMKDMMAKMARQQTFRSLPESVLKWSRRLAEQGVDPAHVEQFAEEVKNRLSEQGEPDEAAAYEAAKEVLRSWLVPYAGEGIGQGTRIVHFVGPTGVGKTTTIAKLAADQAFSHRRTVGFITADTYRISAVDQLRTYADILNVPLEVVFSPGELARAYKKLADRDLLFMDTAGRNYRNELFVSEVNSLLAPGEKTETFLVLSLTHKYADMKTIASQFAKYGIRRVLLTKADETDTYGSMLNLVRDFSFPISYITCGQTVPDDIKAFEPEEWVRKLLGEPPHE; encoded by the coding sequence ATGAAGGTAAAACGATATCTGGTCGACGGCTTGCCGGAAGCGGTGCAGATGATCCGCAACGAACTCGGTTCCGACGCGGTGATCCTGAACACCAAAGAAATCCGCACCGGCGGGTTTCTGGGGATGTTCCGCAAGAAGAAGGTGGAAGTGATCGCCGCCGTGGACGAGGCTTCCCGCAAATCGCCGCCGCGTCCGCAGCCGGCACGTCCGGCTGCGAAGCCGCCTGCACAGCAGCCGGAACGCCGAGCGGCGCAGCGTCCCGCGGAAGAGCTCGCGGATGTCCGGGTGCCGATGCCGGGGCAAGCCGTCCGGAACCTTTACGCCAAGGGCAACGGAGCGGCAGAAGCGCCGGTGCCGCAGGCACCCGCCGTAGCGCCCGCGCCTTCAGCAGCCGGTCTTGCCGTCGCGGAGCCGGCAGAGGAGGAATCGCTCTCGAAATCGTTCGCGGACGCTTTGTTGCAACTGCAGAAAGCGGCCGCAGCAGAGTCCGTGCCTACGGTGGAGCCGGTCACGTCCCTTCCGGCCGCGCCGACCATACCGCCGAAGCCGGTAGAATCTGCCGAGGCCGCCGAGACGAACGCGCTGCTTCAAGAGCTGCGTTCGATGAAGGACATGATGGCCAAGATGGCTCGCCAGCAAACGTTCCGCAGCCTTCCCGAATCGGTGCTCAAATGGAGCCGGCGGCTGGCCGAACAAGGCGTCGATCCGGCTCACGTCGAGCAGTTCGCCGAAGAGGTGAAGAACCGGCTGAGCGAGCAAGGGGAACCGGACGAAGCCGCTGCCTATGAGGCCGCCAAGGAAGTTCTCCGGTCATGGCTCGTGCCGTACGCCGGTGAGGGGATCGGCCAAGGCACTCGAATCGTTCATTTCGTCGGTCCGACGGGCGTCGGCAAGACGACGACGATCGCCAAGCTGGCCGCGGACCAAGCGTTCTCCCACCGGCGGACCGTCGGCTTCATTACGGCGGACACGTACCGGATCTCGGCGGTAGACCAGCTTCGGACCTATGCCGACATCCTCAACGTTCCTCTCGAGGTGGTGTTTTCCCCGGGAGAACTGGCCAGAGCCTACAAGAAGCTGGCCGACCGCGACCTGTTGTTCATGGATACGGCAGGACGCAACTACCGGAACGAACTGTTCGTCTCCGAAGTCAACAGCTTGCTCGCTCCGGGAGAGAAGACGGAAACGTTCCTCGTCCTGAGCCTGACCCATAAATACGCGGACATGAAAACGATCGCCTCCCAGTTCGCCAAGTACGGCATCCGCCGCGTCCTGCTGACGAAGGCGGACGAGACGGATACCTACGGCTCCATGCTCAACCTGGTTCGGGATTTCTCCTTCCCGATCTCGTATATCACCTGCGGACAAACCGTTCCGGACGACATCAAAGCGTTCGAACCGGAAGAGTGGGTCCGCAAGCTTTTGGGGGAACCGCCGCATGAATGA